One genomic segment of Verrucomicrobiia bacterium includes these proteins:
- a CDS encoding PA14 domain-containing protein, with amino-acid sequence MQVTLGGMRGRCNFGFVTKQRFIALFLLLGILVGTILPTASAYALYRPNPDNPHIKDAPADANKPMKQDYPKGEVATTSQLKAAADAKPLQPKERAGGALMGEALQGITDTPKPKPGEVVGKRTATSSTTVNQDGTITEEHSFTPKHFQKAGKWEVIDTKLIEDKNAGDADNFLGRAWGQVRSAVTEEKTFQVKDNDWQARFAPSDAKDGLLRIKKGNDQIGFEPIGAKKVAPVITTNNEGRQTVHYYDLWPGVNVEYTVESAAVKENIIIKDKNATHQVSFRMLGASLEKQKSDKKDGPAYVIKGAFGDEFGIAPPNLILNNFGFVSDQKVFGQTYQDGIVTLSVDREYLKNLPDKAFPAVIDPYIISSFGGSYVSFKDDGSVCYSNVCGLHAGTLNDPDGTPRAWRGAFHAPYSQAATNGNTLVNATLHLVQRSSESYWTGDWGWHTFDVGYAPCLTNIGCVTGDLGIASNGLAGSGDINVTGIYQHLVAAGNLSGWLMLMGEDDTGHSFKNFDSDYSRVTFTYDGSLVAPSIETPTPNQVYVDPQPSFRANEVSNPNGSTPLQYEFQVSGGPDGSGALIASGKSYSRQWTVPDGILQDGSTYYVRSRSHDHSIPLTSQWGTAVPFRVDMRTGKDQTQTYDNLGPVDVDLATGNVTTSASSHTSSALGGSLGVSLDYNSPLKSRNGLVGQYWDDNNFTGAPAVTRVDQNIDFAWDTGAPASGVSADSFTVRWKGYFVAPQTGSYQFGAAADDGCSVWVNSQQVLNSWTTCGSQYGTAVNLTAGQIVPMQMDYREGSGSASAELWVKGVVSTSGMKVPQSWLQTGVRQLPNQRGLIGEYFARLDGTNTFSAGNPKVMERTDPYLGFDWKEDAPVANGPKDFLVRWHGYVTVPTTGTYTFGSRSDDGVKIMLDTSTTVYNDWTPHGAPATPGWGTGYVLTANTPTRITIEYFDQVAFASFELWAKSTDANVPQQIVPSDWLSPQAQVLPNGWSLGLDPDGNLSYDRLKANQNSVVLTDSTGATHEYTSTGSGYKPPVNEDGQLVRNADGTFTLQDVDGRTYVFGIDGTLTSVTSAVDDRKPAALQYEYGSLNGGPTHLYRIKDSVDPSRTATVYYSGQSDCGSAPSGFDANAPAGMICAVKTNDSRATYFYYIDGQLARIAQPGNQMADYQYEVVNNAASQPIGYRLVGMRSALANDAIAAEVRANDDNVKTQIAYDILGRATSVTQPAPTTNASRLQHTIEYLPGAESYVDGNGSTIPGYEGMTKQHVVGAAEPHGFSRRIKYDSLFRTIEATDISNLSSKAEWDPAKDLLLSSLDPTGLKGTTIYDDEDRPVDSYGPAPAAWFGADRKPLTSYLAQVPHSQVGYEEGMIGPAVAWYDYSKPTGNPSGTLFGAPKLHTTGINTTSPGLIDATTAQIPITASSGMQGVGFSATGKLRLPTGTYWLVPSDGIRVWVDDILVVDKWDGVVWPGLSGGSFTVAGGAATRVRIDGYRTTGATTPLTVSMQQAGGFTWTTDWSSYLKPGYGLTTSTKTYDSTVGDSTATVNYGSTPELGLPQSATADPTGLNLTSTATYEQQGATGSYLRPTSKSRPGDSSTNPATSYTYYGATETRDNPCTTSTTEAFKQAGMLKLTTGASPDNGTTPGRVGEVVYDDAGRIVATRTNNDGWTCTSYDTRGRPAQTAISAFGSEPGRTATNNYAVWGDPTYTGAEDASGSIVTQVDLLGRTIWYHDAQWNETWTGYDSLGRMSSRTSPLGVESFVYDTYNRLTQQKLDNVTYAVVSYDQYSRTQSVEYPNASSQKMVVSRDALGRPSGKTYYAGGSQTPGSNVISNPSVEQVSGSDPNKPESWQHSAWGTNTANFTYLNEGYTTNHSVKTEITSHTDGDAKWYFDPVAVLGNTTYTFKDYYKSNITTEAVVQYTHQNQSVSYQSLGNINASSNWTQSDLSFTTPATAVQATVFHLVANVGWLIVDDAELYATNSGSQTIMASDIVTRSQSGRIVSGIENGQTKSYTYDKASRLTAATLGANTYTYGFGTQSGSCASGTNASSGKNSNRTAQTINSVTTTYCYDYADKLIGSSDPLTNAAQYDAHGNTTSIGSGTSPLQMFYDSSDRNWGFQQTTAAGNGTASYYSRDVASRITYRETDTISAWNWTLTNQQWYGFTGSGDAASFVRNANWDITEKYLSLAGGVLVTIRPGQTGNANKVYSLPNMHGSVMATTDASGTLTGTFRYDPFGNKVSTSFPDNTYAGATLGWAGSHQKITEKDLTLAPIQMGARVYFPTLGRFAQIDPIPGGNANDYIYPADPINMIDFSGAAAEIPIFNNLCYLCGSGPIASLNRAVAAAVGIPLPVPYRAPARVATPRAVTSSAPARPTLTLPKIQGIPLGPISPTLRAGDPNERPYPTTHDRVSRVLDTGRDYADNGQIVGYGAGCMLSGGAAIYGSALSFGGTILLTGVACAAGTQMGGDIGYVLGGTVGVLKGLVTF; translated from the coding sequence ATGCAGGTAACCTTGGGGGGCATGCGCGGCAGATGTAACTTTGGCTTTGTAACAAAACAGCGCTTCATTGCGCTGTTTTTATTGCTGGGTATTTTGGTAGGGACAATTCTTCCGACCGCGTCAGCGTATGCCTTGTACCGTCCCAATCCTGATAATCCTCATATAAAAGATGCTCCGGCCGACGCCAACAAGCCCATGAAGCAGGACTATCCTAAGGGCGAGGTGGCCACCACTTCGCAACTGAAGGCCGCGGCAGACGCAAAACCACTGCAACCCAAGGAGAGGGCCGGAGGGGCTTTGATGGGTGAGGCACTCCAGGGTATTACAGACACCCCAAAGCCAAAACCAGGGGAGGTGGTCGGCAAGCGTACAGCTACCTCTTCAACAACCGTGAACCAGGACGGCACTATCACCGAAGAACACTCCTTTACCCCAAAGCACTTCCAAAAAGCAGGCAAGTGGGAGGTGATTGATACCAAACTGATAGAAGATAAAAACGCTGGTGATGCCGACAACTTTCTAGGTCGCGCCTGGGGACAGGTCCGGTCAGCGGTGACAGAAGAAAAAACCTTCCAGGTCAAAGACAACGACTGGCAGGCTCGGTTTGCCCCGAGCGATGCCAAAGACGGCTTGCTCCGCATAAAGAAAGGCAATGACCAAATCGGCTTTGAACCAATCGGCGCCAAAAAGGTCGCCCCGGTTATCACCACCAACAACGAGGGCAGACAGACTGTCCATTACTATGACTTGTGGCCTGGCGTGAATGTGGAATACACGGTTGAGTCCGCGGCGGTCAAAGAAAATATTATTATCAAAGACAAAAACGCCACCCACCAGGTGTCGTTCAGAATGCTGGGTGCCAGCCTAGAAAAACAAAAAAGTGACAAAAAAGATGGACCAGCCTATGTCATCAAAGGCGCATTTGGTGACGAGTTCGGGATAGCGCCACCCAACCTCATCCTCAATAACTTTGGGTTCGTCAGTGACCAGAAAGTGTTTGGCCAGACATATCAGGACGGTATTGTGACGCTGTCTGTGGACAGAGAATACCTGAAGAACCTTCCGGATAAGGCTTTCCCGGCGGTGATAGACCCGTACATTATCAGCAGCTTTGGCGGCAGTTATGTGTCATTCAAAGACGATGGGAGTGTTTGTTATTCCAATGTCTGCGGTCTTCATGCCGGAACGCTGAATGATCCCGACGGAACACCCAGGGCCTGGCGGGGAGCCTTTCATGCGCCGTACAGCCAGGCTGCTACTAATGGCAATACGCTCGTCAATGCCACGTTGCACTTGGTCCAGCGTTCCAGTGAAAGCTACTGGACAGGCGACTGGGGCTGGCATACTTTTGACGTGGGGTACGCGCCATGCCTAACCAATATTGGCTGTGTCACCGGCGATTTGGGGATAGCTAGCAACGGGCTGGCTGGCTCGGGCGATATCAACGTTACTGGCATTTACCAACACCTGGTTGCTGCTGGCAATCTTTCCGGGTGGCTCATGCTTATGGGCGAGGATGATACGGGCCATTCATTTAAAAACTTTGACTCCGATTACAGCCGCGTTACCTTCACCTACGACGGCTCACTGGTGGCTCCCTCCATTGAGACACCGACACCTAACCAGGTGTATGTAGATCCGCAGCCCTCATTTAGGGCAAACGAAGTTTCAAATCCAAATGGCAGCACACCTTTACAATACGAGTTTCAGGTCAGCGGCGGTCCTGATGGGTCTGGCGCGTTGATCGCCTCTGGTAAATCGTATTCACGCCAATGGACCGTGCCGGATGGTATTTTGCAAGACGGCTCTACCTATTATGTTCGATCCCGCAGCCATGATCACAGTATTCCATTAACTAGCCAATGGGGCACGGCCGTGCCGTTTCGCGTAGACATGCGCACCGGCAAAGACCAGACTCAAACCTATGATAACCTGGGTCCGGTAGACGTAGACCTGGCCACCGGCAATGTCACCACTAGCGCCAGTAGCCACACATCGTCAGCCTTGGGCGGTAGTTTGGGTGTGAGCTTGGACTACAACTCGCCGCTCAAATCTCGAAATGGCCTCGTTGGGCAATATTGGGATGACAATAACTTTACGGGTGCCCCAGCGGTAACGCGAGTAGACCAAAATATAGACTTCGCGTGGGATACTGGTGCACCGGCGTCAGGTGTGAGCGCAGATAGCTTCACGGTGCGCTGGAAGGGCTACTTTGTTGCCCCACAAACGGGCTCGTACCAGTTTGGCGCTGCCGCTGATGATGGCTGCAGTGTCTGGGTGAATAGTCAGCAGGTCCTTAACAGCTGGACAACATGCGGTAGCCAATATGGCACTGCCGTCAACCTGACAGCAGGCCAGATCGTGCCCATGCAAATGGATTATCGGGAAGGAAGCGGCAGTGCCTCTGCCGAGTTGTGGGTAAAGGGCGTGGTGAGTACGTCTGGCATGAAGGTGCCGCAATCCTGGCTGCAGACGGGCGTCAGGCAACTGCCCAACCAGCGCGGGCTGATTGGTGAATACTTTGCGCGGCTGGATGGCACCAATACGTTCTCTGCCGGTAATCCAAAAGTTATGGAGCGCACCGATCCATACCTTGGTTTTGACTGGAAGGAGGATGCTCCGGTCGCCAACGGTCCCAAAGACTTCTTAGTGCGCTGGCACGGCTACGTCACTGTGCCAACTACAGGCACCTATACTTTCGGTTCGAGGAGTGACGATGGAGTGAAGATAATGCTCGATACCAGCACTACGGTCTACAACGACTGGACGCCGCATGGTGCACCGGCAACGCCCGGCTGGGGGACCGGATACGTGCTAACCGCAAATACACCGACTCGCATAACGATTGAATACTTCGATCAGGTAGCATTTGCAAGCTTTGAACTCTGGGCTAAAAGCACTGATGCCAATGTGCCGCAGCAGATCGTGCCCAGTGACTGGCTGTCACCGCAGGCACAGGTACTGCCGAACGGTTGGAGTCTGGGACTAGATCCAGACGGCAACCTCAGCTACGACCGCCTCAAGGCCAACCAAAATAGCGTGGTCCTCACAGATTCTACGGGCGCCACCCACGAATACACCTCGACTGGCAGCGGTTATAAGCCACCAGTCAATGAAGACGGCCAACTGGTGCGCAATGCCGACGGCACTTTTACTCTGCAGGACGTCGACGGCCGAACCTATGTATTCGGAATAGACGGCACACTGACATCCGTGACCAGTGCGGTAGATGACCGCAAACCCGCCGCTTTGCAATACGAATACGGCAGTCTCAATGGTGGGCCAACGCATCTGTATCGTATAAAAGACAGCGTAGACCCGTCGCGTACCGCCACCGTATACTACAGCGGCCAAAGCGACTGTGGCAGCGCCCCATCCGGCTTCGACGCAAACGCACCCGCCGGCATGATCTGCGCGGTCAAGACCAATGACAGCCGCGCAACATATTTCTACTATATTGACGGTCAATTGGCACGTATCGCTCAGCCCGGAAATCAGATGGCTGATTACCAATACGAGGTAGTAAATAATGCCGCCAGTCAGCCGATCGGCTACCGGCTGGTGGGTATGCGTAGTGCACTTGCCAATGATGCAATTGCAGCCGAAGTACGAGCAAATGACGATAACGTCAAAACACAGATTGCATACGATATCCTGGGGCGGGCTACCAGTGTCACGCAACCGGCACCAACTACGAACGCGAGTCGCCTGCAGCACACCATCGAATATCTGCCAGGCGCAGAAAGTTATGTAGACGGAAATGGCAGCACAATCCCCGGTTACGAAGGCATGACCAAACAGCACGTGGTAGGCGCCGCAGAGCCGCACGGTTTTAGCCGCCGTATCAAGTACGACAGCCTGTTCCGTACCATTGAGGCAACAGATATAAGCAACCTATCCAGCAAGGCTGAGTGGGATCCGGCAAAAGACCTACTACTCAGCAGTCTGGACCCTACTGGACTTAAGGGCACAACAATTTACGATGATGAAGATCGTCCAGTAGACAGTTATGGCCCAGCGCCGGCTGCGTGGTTTGGCGCAGACCGCAAGCCGCTCACCAGCTACCTTGCTCAAGTACCGCATAGTCAGGTTGGCTACGAAGAAGGAATGATAGGCCCGGCAGTGGCCTGGTACGACTACTCCAAACCCACCGGCAACCCCAGCGGCACTTTGTTTGGTGCACCCAAACTGCATACCACTGGCATCAACACCACCAGCCCCGGGCTGATAGATGCCACGACCGCCCAGATACCTATAACCGCCAGCTCTGGCATGCAGGGGGTTGGCTTTAGTGCCACCGGTAAACTGCGGCTCCCTACCGGCACCTACTGGCTGGTTCCGTCAGACGGCATTCGCGTATGGGTAGACGATATCCTGGTAGTAGATAAATGGGATGGAGTTGTGTGGCCGGGTCTGTCGGGTGGTAGCTTTACCGTGGCTGGCGGTGCTGCCACGCGTGTCCGGATTGATGGTTATCGTACCACCGGTGCCACTACGCCACTGACCGTATCAATGCAGCAAGCCGGTGGCTTTACCTGGACCACCGACTGGTCCAGCTACCTCAAACCGGGCTACGGCCTGACGACCAGCACCAAAACTTACGACAGTACGGTCGGGGATAGTACTGCTACCGTAAACTACGGATCCACACCAGAGCTAGGTTTGCCGCAGAGCGCAACCGCAGATCCAACAGGACTGAACCTTACCTCAACTGCTACCTATGAACAGCAAGGTGCCACCGGCAGCTACTTGCGGCCAACCAGCAAGAGCCGGCCTGGCGATTCGTCTACTAATCCGGCCACCTCCTATACCTACTATGGTGCCACCGAAACTCGCGATAATCCCTGCACAACTAGTACCACCGAGGCCTTCAAGCAGGCCGGTATGCTCAAGCTCACTACCGGGGCCAGTCCAGACAATGGCACCACACCCGGACGTGTCGGCGAGGTAGTCTATGACGATGCGGGCAGAATAGTTGCCACGCGCACTAATAACGACGGCTGGACCTGCACAAGCTATGACACCCGCGGCCGGCCGGCACAGACAGCCATTTCGGCTTTCGGGTCCGAACCCGGACGCACCGCCACAAATAACTACGCTGTTTGGGGCGACCCAACCTATACCGGCGCAGAGGACGCCAGCGGCTCGATTGTGACGCAAGTAGACCTGCTTGGTCGGACCATTTGGTATCACGACGCCCAGTGGAACGAAACGTGGACCGGCTATGATAGTCTCGGCCGCATGTCTAGCCGCACCAGCCCCTTGGGTGTGGAATCATTTGTTTACGACACCTACAATCGGCTCACTCAGCAGAAGTTGGACAATGTGACGTATGCCGTTGTCTCGTACGATCAATACAGCCGCACGCAGTCAGTTGAATATCCCAATGCCTCTAGCCAAAAGATGGTAGTTAGCCGTGATGCGCTTGGTAGGCCAAGCGGAAAAACATACTACGCAGGCGGCTCCCAAACACCAGGTAGTAACGTGATCTCCAACCCTTCGGTAGAGCAGGTGTCGGGCAGCGATCCCAATAAGCCTGAGAGTTGGCAGCACAGTGCTTGGGGTACAAACACAGCGAACTTCACATACCTCAATGAAGGCTACACCACGAATCACAGCGTCAAAACAGAAATCACTAGCCATACCGATGGTGACGCCAAGTGGTATTTCGATCCAGTAGCTGTTTTGGGTAATACCACCTATACATTCAAGGACTACTACAAATCGAACATCACAACCGAAGCAGTCGTGCAGTACACGCACCAAAATCAGAGTGTCAGCTACCAATCGCTTGGCAACATAAACGCCAGCAGTAACTGGACGCAAAGCGATCTCAGCTTTACTACACCAGCAACTGCGGTACAGGCAACGGTATTCCATCTAGTGGCTAATGTCGGCTGGCTCATCGTGGATGATGCAGAATTGTACGCTACAAACTCGGGCAGCCAGACCATCATGGCAAGTGATATCGTGACTCGCAGCCAAAGCGGGCGCATAGTCTCTGGCATCGAAAACGGTCAAACCAAATCCTACACCTACGACAAAGCCAGCCGTCTGACCGCAGCGACACTAGGTGCCAACACCTACACCTATGGCTTCGGTACTCAAAGTGGCTCCTGTGCATCCGGCACCAATGCAAGCTCTGGCAAAAACAGCAACCGCACCGCCCAGACAATCAATAGCGTCACTACCACCTACTGCTACGACTATGCCGACAAGCTCATCGGCAGCTCTGACCCGCTCACGAATGCTGCCCAATACGACGCGCATGGCAATACTACCTCCATAGGCTCGGGTACATCTCCACTCCAGATGTTCTATGACTCCTCGGATCGCAACTGGGGCTTCCAGCAGACTACAGCCGCAGGCAACGGCACTGCCAGCTACTACAGTCGTGACGTGGCAAGTCGCATCACCTACCGCGAAACAGACACTATTTCAGCTTGGAACTGGACCCTCACTAACCAACAGTGGTACGGCTTCACTGGCTCCGGAGATGCCGCAAGCTTTGTGCGCAACGCCAATTGGGACATAACCGAGAAATACTTGTCCCTGGCTGGCGGTGTCCTGGTAACCATCCGCCCAGGACAAACCGGCAACGCCAACAAAGTCTATTCACTGCCCAACATGCACGGCAGCGTTATGGCCACCACCGACGCATCTGGCACCCTGACCGGCACCTTCCGCTACGATCCCTTCGGCAACAAGGTTAGCACCTCATTCCCGGACAACACCTACGCCGGCGCCACCTTAGGCTGGGCGGGCTCCCACCAAAAAATAACCGAGAAAGACCTCACCCTCGCCCCCATCCAAATGGGAGCCAGAGTCTACTTCCCAACCCTCGGCCGCTTCGCCCAAATAGACCCCAT